GTGTTATGATAAAGCAGCATTACTATCATCCAGCTACATGATGATGAACCCTGTAATGAAATGGTTCACCGGTAATATTGGTTATCACCACATTCACCATCTTAATGCGCGAATCCCTTTTTACCGGCTGCCGGAGGTGATGCAGGGTATACCGGTATTACAACATGCCAAGATTACAACGCTGGGGTTTCGCGACATCTGTGCCTGTTTCCGGTTGAAGGTATGGGATCCTGAACTGAACAGGATGATCAGCTTAAAAGAAATAAAAAATATTCGTCGCAGTCAATTGGAACATCATCCTGATTCTGTGGCGGTTGTGTAAATCAGTGTCCGGCCTGCTGTGTTAACCCGCTGATAATGCTGCGTCGGGTTTCGAGCAGGGGTTTAGTCAGTTCCCTGGCCTTTTGCAGCACAGGTAAACTGGCGGTACGGGGAGAGCCTTCCCTGAATGGAGGAGCCGGATTATACTCCAGCTGCAGCTGTACGACTTTCGCCATTTCCTCTCCGCCAACGATCGCCGTCAATGTGAGGCCGAAGTCGATGCCCGCAGTCACGCCTCCGCCGGTGATCCGGTTTCTGTCTTTCACCACTCTGTCATCAATAGTATCTACCCCAAACATCCGGAGTAATTCCAGGGAGCGCCAGTGAGTCGTTGCTTTATAGCCATCGAGTAATCCTGCTGCAGCGAGCACCAGTGCGCCGGCGCAAACAGACGTAATGTACTGTGCTCTGGCAGCCTGATTACGGAGAAATTGCAGTATAGCCTGATCTGTGAGCAGATGGTTGATTCCTTTGCCGCCTGGAACGAAGATTACATCCAGCTGTGGGCAGTCATCGATACTGAGTTGAGGTTGCAGCTGCAGGCCCCCTTCTGCAGAGATCGGGCTGATAGTGGCCCCAACAGTAAGTACATCAAAACAGGGCGCTTTCACAAACACCTCATAGGGACCGGTAAAATCGAGGATAGTCAGCTCAGGAAAGAGTAACATACCTACTTTTAATTTCCGCATAGACGATATTTTAATGCCGCACAATGGTAAGATGCCGACCTGAAAACAGGGCGCAGGAATAATTGGTTTTACACCCGATGCTGTTCGTAATGATGCGGCGGCGCAGCAGCCTGCAGCTGTTGTATTTCTGCAGTTGTTAGTACCGGTGCTGTTACCGCTTTCAATGCCTCCGCCAGTTGCGCTGGCGTACGTATGCCTACGATAGCGCTGCTGACAGCAGGTTGTTGTAAAACAAAGCGCAGAGCGGAACCGGAGGCATCCCTGGCAGCAGTGCTGACTGATTGCACCGCTGCAGCTGCGGCTGCCACCTGTTTTTCCGAATGATCCAGGTAAGGCGCCGCGGGTTTGCTGATCAGCAATCCTTTTGCTACGCTTCCTCTTGCCAGCACGCCGATATTATTCTCCTGAAGTAAGGGGAAACAATATTCCTCGGGGCGGCGGTCGAGCAGGCTGTATTGCATCATTACGCTGACGATATGCGAGCGTTGCACATATTCCCGGATTACATTAGGCCGGATAGAAGATATACCATAGTAGCGGATCTTCCCTTGTTGTTTCAATAATTCAAAAGCAGCGATGGTATCATCGATCGGATCTTCGAGGGTACCACCATGCAACTGATACAGATCGATATAATCCGTTTTCAGTCGTTTCAGGCTTGCCTCTACCGCCGACAGGATGTATTCCTTCCGTGGGTTCCAATCCCAGCCACTGCCATCTTCTCTCCATTGGTTACCGGCTTTGGTGGCAATGATCACCCCGGTTCTTCTTTGCTGCAGGGCTTTCCCCACCAATATTTCATTCTGGCCATGATCGTACAGGTCGGCAGTATCGAAGAAGTTAATACCCTGATCGGCCGCCTGCTGAAGCAGGTGGATATTCGTTGTTTCGCTGCCGCTGAGCGACATACAGCCGAAGCCAATTTCGCTGACAGAGAGGGAGGATCTTCCGAGAAGGCGGTATTGCATGATAATCGGGTTTACTTACGTTTCAAAGATATTGATGTATGGCAATGATCACGAAGTTATATCCAAATTTTCATTTTCTGTTGCCTTGTGAAAGAGCGGGCCGCCTGGATAAACAGCCCTTTTCATCAATTTACGTCCACCCTAAAAGTATTTTAGCTTTTTGATCGCGATTGAGACTGTGGGTATTTTTGTCAATAATTGGGGCCGTCTGGATAAACAGCCCCCTTTTTTAGTATGTCCGATCCATCGTGAAATTTCATTTGCACAGCTGAGCGGGAGCGGATGAAAATCAGGACCATCTGGAAAGATGGTCCCTTCCTTTCCCAAAATCAAATTGTACCTATGAAAAACTATCATATAGAGAAGACTGTAGTTAGCAGTCTGAATTTTCTGTTATGGACTGTTTAAAAAAACAGCCCCTTGTTTCCGAATCAATCGCAGCATAAATCAGTT
The genomic region above belongs to Chitinophaga sp. 180180018-3 and contains:
- a CDS encoding DJ-1/PfpI family protein — encoded protein: MRKLKVGMLLFPELTILDFTGPYEVFVKAPCFDVLTVGATISPISAEGGLQLQPQLSIDDCPQLDVIFVPGGKGINHLLTDQAILQFLRNQAARAQYITSVCAGALVLAAAGLLDGYKATTHWRSLELLRMFGVDTIDDRVVKDRNRITGGGVTAGIDFGLTLTAIVGGEEMAKVVQLQLEYNPAPPFREGSPRTASLPVLQKARELTKPLLETRRSIISGLTQQAGH
- a CDS encoding aldo/keto reductase codes for the protein MQYRLLGRSSLSVSEIGFGCMSLSGSETTNIHLLQQAADQGINFFDTADLYDHGQNEILVGKALQQRRTGVIIATKAGNQWREDGSGWDWNPRKEYILSAVEASLKRLKTDYIDLYQLHGGTLEDPIDDTIAAFELLKQQGKIRYYGISSIRPNVIREYVQRSHIVSVMMQYSLLDRRPEEYCFPLLQENNIGVLARGSVAKGLLISKPAAPYLDHSEKQVAAAAAAVQSVSTAARDASGSALRFVLQQPAVSSAIVGIRTPAQLAEALKAVTAPVLTTAEIQQLQAAAPPHHYEQHRV